Part of the Sinorhizobium terangae genome is shown below.
CGGGTGCCTTGTTTGCCTTTGTGACCGCTCTTCTCATGGCCTACGATCCGGCCCGGCGCCTGGCTCGCCTGCAGCTGTCCCTGGAGCGCGCCGCCGTCAACGCGCGCATGCTTTATGAAATTCTGGACACGGTGCCGCATCAGCGAGACCTGCCCGGCGCCAACGAACTGACCTTCAGCAAGGCGACCGTCGGGTTTCGCGACGTGCGGTTCTCCTATGGCAATGGCGAGGAAATCCTGAAGGGGGTCAGCTTCCATGCGGAAGGTGGCAAGACGACCGCGCTTGTCGGCCCGTCCGGCGCCGGCAAGTCGACGATCATCAGCCTCATTCCGCGCTTCTACGATCCGCAGTCGGGCGCGATCCTGATCGACGGGCAAGACATAGCAACCGTCACCAAGCAGTCGCTACGCAGCGGACTCGCCTATGTCTCGCAACAAGCTTACCTTTTTGAAGGTTCTATCCGCGACAACATCCGCTACGGCCGACCGGAAGCAACGGACGCAGAAGTCGAAGAAGCGGCGCGACTTGCCTATGCGCATGATTTCATTCTCGCGCAGCCACAGGGCTACGATACGCCGGTCGGTGAACAAGGCATGACTCTTTCCGGTGGCCAGCGCCAGCGCCTGTCGATCGCCCGTGCGCTCCTTCGCGACGCGCCCATTCTGCTTCTGGACGAGGCAACCTCGGCCCTTGATACCGAGTCGGAAGCAACGGTCCAGAAGGCACTCGATGAGGCGATGAGCGGCCGCACTGTCATCGTCATCGCCCACCGGCTTTCCACCGTCGTTAATGCTGACAAGATCGTCGTGATGAAGGAGGGCATGGTCGTTGAGGAGGGGACGCACGAGGAACTTTCGCACCGTCCGGGCGGTCTCTACGCTCGCCTCCACAATCTGCAAGGTAGCGCTTTGGAATTGTCCGTGAGGGCCGATGTCACCTAGCTCGAACGCTTAAACCAAAAGGTGGTGTGGGCATGGGGGAGAAAAGTTTCCATTGGCGCTCAAGCAGAAATCTAGGGTGGGGCGGCCGCCCCGCGGCTTACGGAACCGAGACAATGCACAGGATGCGGATACGGAGCATTGGTGTCAGCTTGCTGTCGTCGCCGCTTTTCATAACCACCAGCGGGTTCAACGTTCCGGGCTAAGGAGTTGGCCAGGTAATGATCATATCCCATCGCCATAAGTTCATTTTCATCCACGTACCAAAAACCGCCGGCAGCACGATCTCTGCGTATCTCGCTCGTGAATTCGGGCCTTGGGACCTGCAACTGGGGTCCTGGAAGGATGCGCTCGGCAATGGAGCGAGTCCCAATCGGCTGGCGATGATCGCAATCTTCCGCCATCTCTCTCCATTCAGGATCGCGCAAACGCTCGTCCGCAATGGCAAAGTCGATTCATTGGCGGGTGCTGCTCTCAGCCAGCGCTTTGCAGGCAAGCTCGCGGATCATTCGGGCGCGAGTGAAATCGAGGCCTTCGATCCTTCTGCCTGGAAACAGTATTTTAAGTTCTGCTTCGTGCGCAATCCGTTCGAGCGCGCCGTTTCTCTTTACAATTGGCACTACAGGAAATCGGAAACCCGACCCAGCTTCTCGCAAATGCTCCGCTTGATCGAAGAAGGCGCCGCCGAGAGGGAGCGTATCAACTGGAAGTCCTGGCAGCTTTACACCAAGAACGACGAGATCGTCGTGGATTTCGTAGGCCGGCAAGAGTGCCTGTCGGATGATCTACGCAGCGTATGCGACAGACTCGGCTTGCCGTTTGATGATCGCTTTCTGGTCAGAGCGAAGGCGAGCGCAACGAGGCCCGATATCCGCAGCTACTATAAACCGGGTGATCGTGAACGCATCGAACGGCTTTTCGGCCCGGAGATCGAGCATTTTAAATACCGCTTCCCCGATTAGCGTCTGCATCCTTGGAGAGGATGGGTGCGCGGCTACATTGCCTGTGCGGCGCTTCAGTTGCACCGGAAATGCCTGAGCTCGCGGCCAAAAGCCGATGCCGGCACATCTCTAAGTTTTTGATAAATAAAGACAGTGGCACGCCCAACGGGACTCGAACCCGTGTTTCCGCCGTGAAAGGGCGGCGTCCTAGACCGCTAGACGATGGGCGCCCAAGACGAGCTGGCTTATAGAGAAGCCTTTTCATTCCCGCAAGGGATCAGTTGTCGCCAAATCGATTTTACTTGCGGAAAAGCTCTTGAAAGTTTCCTGTCTTCTTCGGGCAAGCATAAAGGCGATGCGAAATCGCAACACCAAAGTATCCAGCAACTATATCGAAGAAGGAATGGCACGCCCAACGGGACTCGAACCCGTGTTTCCGCCGTGAAAGGGCGGCGTCCTAGACCGCTAGACGATGGGCGCCCAAGACGAGGTGGCTTATAGAGAGGCCTTTGGATTCCCGCAAGCGGCTAAATTCATTTTTCTCAAAAAAATGACAGCGCGATCGAGCGGGCTTTCTTCGCGCTCCATACGGCCTTTTGGCGCCCCGCCGTTCGGCAGCCGTCAGCCCTTGCGCCGGCGGCAGCGCCAGTTCCAGTCCCGTTCGGGGCCGATATCGATGTGAACTGATTCCGTATGGCAATAGGTGCCGACGCCGCCGCGGCCCGGAATGCTGCGCAGGAAGCTCGCAAGCTCCCACTTGTTGACGCCCTTGACCTGGATGTCGGCGGCTTCGCATCGCGTGTGGAGAGACTGGCGTTTCCGGTTGACCTTGATCGCCCTCAGTCCGGACGTCACCATGACCTTTTGGCCGTAGTGCCTCTCGACCGTCTTCAACATCTCGAGAAGTTCCGGCCTGAAGCAGCCGGTTTCTACTTTCTCTGTCTGCAGGATGAGGCCGTTTGGCGCCAGGCGGGCGAGACCG
Proteins encoded:
- a CDS encoding ABC transporter ATP-binding protein; this encodes MNVKDRKQREIDSETTTGILKRVIAENGRDHIRGYAFAVACLIVVAATTGFIAWISETVINEAFANRRGDTVILICFSIFAAFVLRGLATYGQAVALSKIGNSIVARYKRRLYVHLMALSVGYFQEKRSAQLTAKINQNVAGIRDVLNMTVTSIARDLLTLIGLVAVMVSKDWLLSLIIVLVAPPLLFGLRYISRRLRLATREAVEANSRVLGALQETIQGISIVKAFTMEDELRRKVDGIIGRAEGRANRIARLSERTAPLTETFAGLAISSVLAYAALRTIYGGVAPGALFAFVTALLMAYDPARRLARLQLSLERAAVNARMLYEILDTVPHQRDLPGANELTFSKATVGFRDVRFSYGNGEEILKGVSFHAEGGKTTALVGPSGAGKSTIISLIPRFYDPQSGAILIDGQDIATVTKQSLRSGLAYVSQQAYLFEGSIRDNIRYGRPEATDAEVEEAARLAYAHDFILAQPQGYDTPVGEQGMTLSGGQRQRLSIARALLRDAPILLLDEATSALDTESEATVQKALDEAMSGRTVIVIAHRLSTVVNADKIVVMKEGMVVEEGTHEELSHRPGGLYARLHNLQGSALELSVRADVT
- a CDS encoding sulfotransferase family 2 domain-containing protein, yielding MIISHRHKFIFIHVPKTAGSTISAYLAREFGPWDLQLGSWKDALGNGASPNRLAMIAIFRHLSPFRIAQTLVRNGKVDSLAGAALSQRFAGKLADHSGASEIEAFDPSAWKQYFKFCFVRNPFERAVSLYNWHYRKSETRPSFSQMLRLIEEGAAERERINWKSWQLYTKNDEIVVDFVGRQECLSDDLRSVCDRLGLPFDDRFLVRAKASATRPDIRSYYKPGDRERIERLFGPEIEHFKYRFPD